From Bacillota bacterium, one genomic window encodes:
- a CDS encoding gamma carbonic anhydrase family protein, which translates to MIRPFGGRHPVVGQRVFVAEGACVIGDVHLADGVSVWFGAVLRGDIEPIRIGEDSNVQDCAVIHTDEGFPVEIGRRVTIGHGAIIHGARIEDEALIGMGATLLSGSTVGRGAVVAAGALVPEGVTIPPGVLAMGVPARVVRELTDEERARVSRGADNYCRRRDQYIAEGFGQEPGA; encoded by the coding sequence ATGATTCGACCGTTTGGAGGACGACATCCCGTTGTCGGCCAGCGCGTGTTCGTCGCAGAAGGCGCCTGCGTCATCGGAGACGTGCACTTGGCCGACGGCGTCAGCGTCTGGTTCGGCGCGGTGCTTCGAGGCGACATCGAACCGATTCGCATCGGCGAGGACAGCAACGTGCAGGACTGTGCCGTCATTCACACGGACGAAGGCTTTCCGGTGGAAATCGGGCGGCGCGTCACCATCGGGCACGGCGCCATCATTCACGGCGCGAGAATCGAAGACGAAGCGCTCATCGGCATGGGCGCCACGCTGCTTTCCGGCTCGACTGTCGGCCGCGGCGCCGTCGTGGCCGCCGGTGCGCTGGTGCCCGAAGGGGTTACCATTCCGCCGGGCGTCCTGGCGATGGGCGTACCGGCCCGGGTAGTGCGAGAGCTCACCGACGAAGAAAGGGCCCGGGTGTCCCGCGGAGCGGACAACTACTGCCGCCGGCGGGATCAGTACATCGCCGAGGGCTTCGGCCAAGAGCCCGGCGCGTAA